From the genome of Spinacia oleracea cultivar Varoflay chromosome 2, BTI_SOV_V1, whole genome shotgun sequence, one region includes:
- the LOC130467185 gene encoding uncharacterized protein, producing MGRKDIQLAGFLFLATVMMQMVYVNACIIEGGICTATPGECCQTPKELSCWKDPTDPTGIRKICTNCESHPGHPCIPGERECCTDSGLTCANIGGDNYECKL from the exons atgggGAGGAAGGACATCCAATTAGCAGGTTTTTTGTTCCTGGCCACAG TGATGATGCAAATGGTTTATGTGAATGCATGTATCATAGAGGGTGGCATATGCACTGCTACTCCAGGTGAATGTTGTCAAACACCAAAAGAACTATCATGCTGGAAAGATCCAACAGATCCAACTGGTATTCGTAAGATTTGCACAAATTGTGAGTCGCACCCAGGGCATCCTTGTATCCCTGGTGAACGTGAGTGTTGTACTGACAGTGGACTTACGTGTGCTAATATCGGAGGCGATAATTACGAGTGCAAATTATAA
- the LOC110775820 gene encoding uncharacterized protein — translation MAVLFKCFSKFIGRKKKVKDAIVSDNGVRTLQVKVEHPMKPSENVVDDLKSTSFSVPVPFDIPEISTCEVKLMNSDSPVEGDQEEVAYEGEDEHDETSLMSRDNSDSNLQARDNIGTPRNLSFHQIGSSPCAAEEDDVAKNNEEIIDTGRNGHVSDPGMAREEKWASPRLSRSCSNIESREVLKTTQSFKQLQELSNTNENEARSPCCSHSSALTHRSADKVMLKKHSYSQILPSRSKKLWWKLFLWSHRNLQKPEIASKTRVSSLLLASVNQQGGYSSDTMEPTRVKQLKKVESTGSFSEQCSSYNKSSHEEDNNNGLEGRFSGLWPQNQWVAFSGESSSLKRVDDWVKDLEFQPAISALEEGNVVDDDDEQIVFPSSPKVDDSVVKNPTHFPRHNSKINLTEELLHANSVIQSLNSSSTVAHVSGMGLKVIPIISHFSSLRSINLSNNSIVQITQGSLPKGLHVLDLSRNKITTIEGLRELTRLRVLDLSYNRISRIGHGLPSCSLLKELYLAGNKISEVEGLHRLLKLTVLDLSFNKITTTKALGQLVANYNSLLALNILGNPILSNLSSDQLRRAVCGLLSKLAYLNKQPVNQQKAREVSMDIIAKSSSRSNSWNARRKSVKKTGQGGSMLSGSVRSNASVRQRTRNKAKREGNQQSRLKIRTTTTTTS, via the exons ATGGCAGTGTTGTTCAAATGCTTTTCCAAATTCATTGGAAGGAAGAAGAAGGTGAAG GATGCAATTGTTTCTGACAATGGGGTTAGAACTCTGCAAGTGAAGGTGGAACACCCAATGAAACCTTCTGAAAACGTTGTTGATGATCTGAAATCAACTTCTTTTAGTGTCCCGGTGCCGTTTGATATTCCTGAGATTTCAACATGTGAGGTGAAACTGATGAACTCTGATTCCCCTGTTGAAGGGGATCAAGAAGAGGTGGCATATGAAGGTGAAGACGAACATGATGAGACGTCACTAATGAGCCGGGATAACTCTGATTCAAACCTTCAAGCTCGCGACAATATTGGTACTCCTAGGAATCTGAGTTTTCATCAGATTGGAAGTAGTCCATGTGCTGCTGAGGAAGATGATGTTGCTAAGAATAATGAGGAGATTATTGACACGGGCCGAAACGGGCATGTCAGTGACCCGGGTATGGCAAGGGAAGAAAAATGGGCTTCACCTAGGCTTTCACGTTCTTGCTCGAATATCGAGTCAAGGGAAGTCCTCAAAACAACACAGTCATTTAAGCAATTACAAGAACTATCAAACACAAATGAAAATGAAGCAAGGTCTCCTTGTTGCAGTCACTCATCAGCACTTACCCACCGAAGTGCAGACAAAGTGATGTTGAAGAAGCACTCTTACAGCCAAATCCTTCCTTCGAGGAGCAAGAAACTATGGTGGAAACTCTTCCTTTGGAGCCATAGAAACTTACAGAAACCAGAAATTGCTTCTAAAACAAGAGTATCATCCCTTCTTCTTGCTTCTGTTAACCAGCAAGGTGGGTACTCATCTGATACAATGGAACCAACTCGAGTTAAACAGCTTAAGAAAGTGGAATCAACAGGTTCATTTTCTGAACAATGCAGCAGTTACAACAAGAGTAGTCATGAAGAAGACAATAATAACGGATTAGAGGGTAGATTTTCAGGGTTATGGCCTCAGAATCAGTGGGTTGCTTTCTCAGGGGAGTCATCTTCTTTAAAGAGGGTAGATGATTGGGTGAAAGACCTTGAGTTTCAACCTGCAATATCTGCTCTTGAAGAAGGgaatgttgttgatgatgatgatgagcaaATTGTGTTCCCATCTTCTCCAAAGGTTGATGATTCAGTAGTGAAGAATCCAACTCATTTTCCCAGACATAACAGCAAAATCAATTTAACAGAGGAACTACTGCATGCTAACAGTGTGATTCAGTCTCTGAATTCTTCCTCAACTGTGGCTCATGTATCAGGAATGGGGTTGAAAGTTATCCCCATTATTTCACATTTCTCGAGTCTTCGttcaatcaatttatccaataacTCAATAG TTCAAATCACTCAAGGATCGCTCCCAAAGGGTCTTCATGTCCTCGACTTATCCAGGAACAAGATCACTACTATTGAAGGATTAAGGGAGTTAACCAGATTGAGGGTACTCGATCTCAGCTACAATCGGATCTCACGCATCGGACATG GACTTCCAAGCTGCTCCCTACTTAAGGAATTGTACTTAGCCGGCAACAAAATAAGCGAAGTCGAGGGGCTACATAGGCTGTTAAAGCTAACTGTTCTTGACCTTAGCTTCAACAAAATAACCACAACCAAGGCTCTAGGTCAGCTTGTTGCCAACTACAATTCATTACTCGCACTCAACATTCTGGGAAATCCGATACTCAGCAACCTAAGCAGTGACCAGCTTAGGAGAGCAGTTTGCGGACTTCTATCTAAACTAGCATACCTTAACAAGCAACCTGTTAATCAGCAGAAAGCTCGAGAGGTTTCAATGGATATTATTGCTAAATCTTCATCAAGAAGCAATAGTTGGAACGCTCGTAGGAAGTCTGTGAAGAAGACGGGTCAAGGTGGGTCGATGTTGTCTGGCAGTGTAAGGAGCAACGCGAGTGTTCGGCAGAGAACCAGGAATAAGGCGAAAAGGGAAGGGAATCAGCAGTCAAGGTTGAAGATAAggactactactactactaccagTTGA
- the LOC110780897 gene encoding protein WHAT'S THIS FACTOR 1 homolog, chloroplastic-like yields MAWKHLFTAITKHSLKPYSLSKIKPPIFSLLQTSPFSTSFLITKTPKKFKKKRQKPSPRNTSVQHPSSFNTHFENLVNRDNSFRFLTRSKQFLAKQPEHILRLDDAGKLYRELGFPRGRKINKFVAKHPLIFEIYRHDNNKMWLGFTEFMENLLQEEVKIMESMELERVKVVKKLLMMSKDKRMALSKIYHCRSLFGVPENFRDWVLKFSDDFRVVNGDDGSRILQLVRWDPALAISALEKEFMVDEEKVKRAFKFPVKHGKELDLEEDDVRRLNLLNTLPLVSPYSDGWKHELSSLEGEKYRVGVIHEFLSLTLEKKGSIHHIVEFKEEFSLTKHTYQMLKKQGRAFYLAGTEMNWVVFLNDGYDEDGNLIQKDPQVDFNERLYKFAQMQHPDELCCDSMNE; encoded by the coding sequence ATGGCTTGGAAACACCTCTTCACCGCCATAACCAAACACTCCCTTAAACCCTACTCTCTCTCCAAAATCAAAccccccattttctctctcctccaaacttCCCCATTTTCAACCTCTTTTCTAATcacaaaaacccccaaaaaattcaagaaaaaacgCCAGAAACCCAGCCCTCGTAACACCTCCGTTCAACACCCTTCTTCCTTTAACACCCACTTCGAAAATCTCGTCAATCGTGATAATTCCTTCCGATTTCTCACCCGATCTAAACAATTTCTCGCGAAACAACCCGAGCATATCCTCCGTTTAGATGACGCCGGAAAACTCTACCGCGAACTGGGTTTCCCCCGTGGTAGAAAGATCAACAAGTTCGTCGCCAAACACCCCCTCATCTTCGAAATTTACCGCCACGATAACAACAAAATGTGGTTGGGTTTTACCGAATTCATGGAGAATTTACTCCAGGAGGAGGTAAAAATCATGGAATCCATGGAATTAGAGAGGGTGAAAGTCGTGAAGAAGCTGTTAATGATGTCAAAGGATAAAAGAATGGCGTTAAGTAAGATCTACCATTGTAGGTCATTGTTTGGTGTTCCTGAGAATTTCAGAGATTGGGTGTTGAAATTTTCCGATGATTTTCGTGTTGTAAATGGGGATGACGGAAGTAGAATACTCCAGCTGGTGAGGTGGGACCCAGCATTGGCAATTAGCGCATTAGAGAAGGAGTTCATGGTTGATGAAGAGAAGGTAAAGAGGGCATTTAAATTTCCTGTAAAACATGGGAAGGAATTGGATTTGGAGGAAGATGATGTGAGAAGGTTGAATTTGTTGAATACATTGCCATTAGTTTCACCATATTCAGATGGGTGGAAGCATGAACTTTCGAGTTTGGAGGGTGAGAAATACAGGGTTGGAGTTATACATGAGTTTTTGAGCTTGACATTGGAGAAGAAAGGTTCAATTCATCATATAGTGGAGTTTAAGGAAGAGTTTAGTCTTACTAAACATACTTATCAGATGCTTAAGAAACAGGGTAGGGCGTTTTATTTGGCTGGTACTGAGATGAATTGGGTTGTTTTTCTTAATGATGGGTATGATGAAGATGGGAATTTGATTCAGAAAGATCCTCAGGTTGATTTTAATGAGAGATTGTATAAGTTTGCTCAAATGCAGCATCCTGATGAATTGTGTTGCGACAGTATGAATGAATGA
- the LOC110775484 gene encoding probable pectin methyltransferase QUA2 → MSRPLHRGISGDQRRLSVGSNNGYHDSQNSQMKEKPEKDETRASRSLSDQSHSSVKLHFPPSKLVVNENGFTTELFNGGSPRTRHKLTLLLLRISLVLIVILALTGSFWWTISITTSSRGHIYHSYRRLQEQLVFDLTAISELSQGPAKLRELDFCSGEYENFVPCYNVSESSALGYADGDEYDRLCAHSLKQNCLVSSPKNYKLPLRWPTGKDVIWVANVKITAQEVLSSGSLTKRMMMLEEEQISFRSDSLTSDNIEDYSHQIAEMIGLRSSSHFKQAGVRNILDIGCGYGTFGAHLFSKELLTMCIAPYEASGSQVQLTLERGLPAMIGSFTTKQLPYPSLSYDMLHCARCGIDWDLKDGLFLVEADRVLRPGGYFVWTSPLTNARNKVNQKRWNLVHEFTENLCWELLSQQDETVVWKKTTKRSCYFSRKPGSGPSVCSKGQDIESAYYRPLQKCIGGTHSSRWLPIEAKSTWPSRAKMNRKELQPHGLHPEDLAEDSSTWNSAIRDYWTLLSPLIFSDHPKRPGDEDPSPPYNMLRNVLDMNARFGGFNAALLDTGKSVWVMNVVPTSGPNYLPLILDRGYVGVLHDWCEAFPTYPRTYDMVHADGLLTLEGSQRRCNTFDIFVEIDRILRPEGWAIFRDKATIIESMRPLVARLKWEARVIEIESNNDEKLFVCQKPFFKRHTSQ, encoded by the exons ATGTCACGGCCTCTCCATAGAGGCATATCTGGTGATCAACGACGACTTTCTGTCGGTAGCAACAATGGTTATCATGATTCCCAGAACtcacaaatgaaagaaaaaccCGAAAAAGATGAAACTCGAGCAAGTCGTTCTTTATCAGACCAAAGCCATTCATCAGTAAAATTACATTTCCCTCCTTCAAAGTTGGTTGTAAATGAAAACGGTTTCACAACAGAGTTATTCAATGGTGGAAGTCCAAGAACTCGGCACAAGTTAACCTTACTTCTACTCAGAATCAGTTTAGTTCTCATAGTGATTCTTGCTTTAACCGGGTCATTTTGGTGGACAATTTCAATTACTACATCATCAAGAGGTCACATTTACCATAGTTATAGGAGGTTGCAGGAACAGCTTGTGTTTGATCTTACAGCAATCAGTGAACTTTCTCAAGGTCCGGCGAAATTGAGAGAATTAGACTTCTGTTCGGGGGAATATGAGAATTTCGTGCCGTGTTACAATGTTTCGGAAAGTTCTGCATTAGGTTATGCTGATGGTGATGAATATGATCGTCTTTGTGCGCATAGTTTGAAGCAAAATTGCTTGGTTTCTTCTCCAAAGAACTATAAGTTACCTCTTCGATGGCCTACTGGTAAAGATGTGATTTGGGTTGCTAATGTTAAGATTACTGCTCAAGaagttctttcttctggaagcTTGACCAAAAG GATGATGATGTTAGAGGAAGAACAGATTTCTTTCCGTTCTGATTCACTTACATCTGATAACATTGAGGATTACTCGCACCAAATTGCAGAAATGATTGGGTTAAGAAGTTCTTCCCATTTTAAACAAGCAGGG GTGAGAAATATCCTAGATATAGGATGTGGATATGGTACGTTTGGAGCGCATCTCTTCTCAAAAGAGTTACTGACCATGTGTATTGCGCCTTATGAAGCTTCAGGTAGCCAAGTACAACTCACACTTGAAAGAGGTTTACCGGCGATGATCGGTTCCTTCACTACTAAACAGTTGCCATATCCGTCTCTTTCTTATGACATGCTGCACTGTGCGCGTTGTGGCATTGACTGGGATTTGAAGG ATGGTTTATTCTTAGTTGAGGCTGATAGAGTCTTGAGACCCGGCGGATATTTTGTCTGGACTTCACCTCTTACCAATGCCCGCAATAAAGTGAATCAGAAAAGATGGAATCTTGTTCATGAATTCACTGAGAATCTATGTTGGGAATTGCTATCCCAACAGGATGAAACTGTTGTGTGGAAGAAGACTACCAAAAGGAGTTGCTATTTTTCTAG GAAACCGGGTTCGGGCCCATCTGTGTGCAGCAAAGGTCAAGATATTGAATCTGCATATTACCGCCCGCTCCAAAAGTGCATTGGTGGAACTCATAGCAGCCGTTGGCTTCCCATTGAGGCAAAGTCAACTTGGCCATCTCGGGCCAAAATGAACAGAAAGGAACTTCAACCTCATG GACTTCATCCAGAGGACTTGGCTGAAGATAGTTCAACATGGAACTCCGCAATCCGTGATTATTGGACTCTTCTCTCACCTTTGATCTTCTCAGACCATCCAAAACGACCTGGTGATGAGGACCCTTCTCCACCTTACAACATGCTTAGAAATGTGCTAGACATGAATGCTCGGTTCGGTGGTTTTAATGCTGCTTTACTGGATACTGGAAAATCTGTGTGGGTCATGAATGTTGTACCTACAAGCGGTCCCAACTACCTTCCCTTGATTCTGGACAGAGGTTATGTTGGTGTATTGCATGACTG GTGTGAAGCATTTCCAACATACCCTCGAACTTACGACATGGTGCATGCTGATGGTCTCCTTACTCTAGAAGGTTCCCAGCGCAGATGTAATACTTTTGATATTTTTGTTGAGATTGATCGAATTCTTCGACCCGAG GGATGGGCAATTTTCCGAGACAAAGCAACCATAATCGAGTCTATGAGACCGCTTGTAGCACGACTCAAATGGGAAGCTCGAGTTATCGAAATCGAGAGTAACAACGACGAGAAGCTCTTCGTCTGCCAAAAGCCTTTCTTCAAGAGGCACACAAGTCAATAG